Below is a window of Manis javanica isolate MJ-LG chromosome 2, MJ_LKY, whole genome shotgun sequence DNA.
CCCGGGAGGGGTGCGGCATGATGCTGGTAGGGACAAAAATGATGACGCGGGTGTCGGTCAGACTTGGGCACGGGTGGGTGGTGCTCAGGGAAGTTTCCAGACCTTACCCTCTCGGCCAGGGGGGCGGGGCCCGGGACTGAATGCCCCCAGTCAGGGGAGCGCCCGGGTGCACTCCCCAGACAGAGGGCACATTTAGCCAAGCCCAGAGGGCCTTCTGCCCGCCATCCCGCCATCTCCAGCCGTGAGGGGACCCGCCCTGGGCGGGGCAGACAAAAGCTGTCTCAGAGGAGCGTTTCAGTCTCTGCCACAGCCAGGGACCCACCGCGCCACGTCACTGGGGAGGGCCAGGCCGGGCAGAGGCAGCCGTGTGGGCCCAGTGGACCAAGTGGGGAAACCAAGCTGGGCCCCCACGGTGACGGGACAGCCGAGAGAGAGGCCCTCAGCCAGCCCATGGCTGGAAATGGAGCAGGGTTTTCGCGGGCCGAGGTGAGTAGAGGGCCCTGTCCTGGAGGGGCACACAGCCGTCAGGACAAGGTGCCCCCCCTGTCACCCTCGGCTTAGGAAGGATCCCGTCATTTCTTCTGCAGAGCCGCCTGCGTagcctgggtgggggtgggcccCAGGGACTCTGGGCCCATCTGCCCACCTCATTCAGGGGCTGGGTGCCCCAAGGTGCCCTCAGGCCGAAGCCTGCCAGCCAGAGGCTGTTTTCAGGGGGCAAAGGCAGGCTCTGTCCAACTATGACAGCCAAAGGTGTGGGGACGGGGAGCCCCGCTGGGTGTTCAAGTCAGACAGGAAGGAGGGCAGCGGACGGCCCTAAGCCCTCGACCCCTGGGGTCCCTAGCCGCCTCAGTCACGTGCCATGGCTGTCCCCCAGGATGGCAGCCAGTCTCCTCCCAAAGGCCCACTACTCACCCACTGGGGCCCCCTCATCCCAGCCTCCAGAAAGCAGGGCCAGGGTGGCCTTCCTCAGCACCTGGAGGCCAGGACAGGGGCACAGCTGCCCGTGCCATCTCCAGCTGGCTCTAGGCCACCTGCCCAGTTATTAGGAGGCCCCGGACATTCGGTTTGGGTGACTGCCTGGCTGGCAGACCCTCTGGGGGCCATGTCCTGGGTGGTGGGTGTGGGTCCAGAACCTGGGGCCCAGGGTTGGAGTGGGGTGCCAGGCTGTCAGCCGCTGCCTGCACCTCACCACTGCTGGCTGGGGCGTGTGCATGGGCCAAGCCGCTTTACTGCCTTGCCAGGGAGGAGCTGGGCCGGGCAGGTCTTTGGGCCCAGCTGCCTGCCACAGGCATCCACTGAACAGCTTAGCTTCACCAGTGAGCCTGCCTGGGATCCTGGGGTGGCCAAAGAGGCCAGACTGTCACATCTGAGGCTGCCGCTTGCAGGGTGCCAGGCATGGTGAAATGCTTTCCACGGCTTGCCCTGCACTGCGGGCAGCATGCTCCCTGGGCCAGTCTGATGGAGGGACCCTGGAGGGCCCATCGGTACCAGAAACCTCGCCTGCTCTACCCATTGTGGTTCCTTGCCCCACACAGCCCCTCCCTTAGAGGAGAGCTGCCAGGGCACCCGCTTGGTGCCCTGCATGTCTGGGGACAGAGGACAGCTCTGCTCCCCAGGGGAGCCAGGACTGCACACAGTGTGGGTGGTGAGGGGGCAGGTGGTGCTCCTTTAAGGCGGTGTTGGGGGGCAGCCGAGCCAAGACCAGGGCCACACGGGGTCGGAGGGCTGCACCGGAGAggccctgggtgggggcaggaagaATCGGGCCCAGAACTCAGGAGTAGACCTTGAGAGGGGAGCACCAAAGCCAGATGCCACCCAGCCCCTGCCACATCCGCCCCTCTGATGCCCGATGGCTTGTCCAGTCGGGGACACAGAGGTCATGTGAGCTGTTTGCTTCCATGTGAGGCTGTGAGGTTGGAAGGAAGCCTTTGCACCAGGCCCCAGGGTGCGGGCCGACTGTCCTCGGCTCCCCAAGGCTCCAGCCCAGGCTAGCCGCTTTGTGGCCAGAGGTCAGTGCCAGGCTGACCCGGCTCACTGTCTTCCAGGGGCCAGGCCCAAGAGGACCCAGAGGCTGAGTGCGGAAGCCTGGGACCTGCTGAGGCTCCCCTTGGAACGGGTGAGTGGGGCTTAGGGTGGGCTGCTGGGGGGGATGTCAGGGAGAAGCAGGGCATGGGCGGTGGGCTAATGGGGCTGGCACAGGGCTTCCAGGCTGCCACTGCCCACCTGGGGCTCCTCACGCCCCCTGCCATGGAGACACGTGTGCTCTCTTCAGCCTGAGACCCTGGGCGGCCATCTGCCCCCAGACAGGCCCCGGGAACAAAGTCCTTACACATCTCAGGCCCCTGTGTCCTTGCCCAGCCGCTGTCCTCAGTGTCCTGACCAGTGCCCACTCTGTCTGCTCACTGCCAACTTAGACTGTCCCCAAGGGGAAGCTAAACTTTTACAGGTGGAGCAGCTGGGGTTCAGCAAACCCCAGGCAGGTTAGGAAGCTGGGCCAGGTGAGCCTCCCTGCCTGCCGGGAGGGGTTGCTCGGGGGGCTCTGGGCCCCGACTTCTTTGAGCCAGTCCTTCAGACTCCGTTTGGCCCTGGACACACATGTGGACCCCCGGAGGACAAGGCTCAGGGCCACTCATGGCTTAGGGAGCGGGGGTCAGCATTTGGGACCACCCAGCCCCCCCCCCCGACTGCCCCCCAGGCTGCCAGGGTCCCACTGggcctcctccttctcccccagGCACCTGAGCGCCTGCCTGAACATCTCCATGAGATGGGGCCACCGCACCCACCCAGCCGCGCCTTAGGGCCCTGGGCTGGAGGCATGGGTCCAGAATTGCCAGAGGCCCACGCCcggccttcctcccctccccaggagcaGAATGGAGACAGCCATCACGCAGGGGACTGGCGAGGGCCAGCCAGGGACCTGCTCCCCCTCCCCGTGAGGGGCAGGAAGTACCAGGAAGGGCCGGACGCCGCTGAGAGGGGGCCCCGGGAGGGTGGCCTCTGCCCACTGGACAGCGCAGACGTCCGTGTGCAGGTGCCTCGCACTGTAAGCATTTTCTCTGGGCGCCGGCagggtgctgggaggggcagcAGACCTGGGTGGCCAGCCAGGCCACCCAAGGGCAGAGCATGTGGGGCCATGAGCACCTGGGTCCTGGGGGCACAGCCGCTGACAGTCAGGGTCTCAGAGCAAGGATGGGGCTCAGTGGTCAGCTGCACCCGGCCTCAGTAAGGCCCAGGCCTCCCAAGGAGCTGGACTGGAGGCCTTGCAGAGTGGGGGGCAACAGACAGCCCAGAAAGGGGGCACAGGGCCTCAGGCCcagccagcagcccctccctgggcaCAGCACACAGAGGCAGATGGGCAGGCAAGGGTTGGGTGGGCTAGTGGTCGGGTAGATGGTCAGATGAGGGATGGGGGCCAGGCCTCCTGCTGCCTGGCACACATCCCACTGTGCCCAGGAGCCTGGGCTAAACTCTGCAGGTTCGGCAGGAGCTGGCCAGGGCTTGAGGGATGCAGAGGGCCATACCCACATGCCTGCCTGAGCCCAGGTTCAGAGGTCAGCATGGCATCCCATGCAGAGCACCTGGGTTCAAACCTCTGGGACTTAGTTAAAAATAGTTCCTCCAAGGGCTTAATGAGCACTTTCCCAGCCTGAGGGGCGTGGGTGTTGTGCTGGGTGTTCTCAGCCTCAGACGGCTGCTTTGTGCCCATCTTTCCCATGAGCCTAAGGAAGCTTCCATGGACCCCATTTTGACCCCAGCACTGCCCAACCGGGTAACTGCTGGCCAGCGTCTGGGTTCATGGAGTGACAGATGTTGGGGGAGCCGCACAGGGCGCTGGGGCCAGGCAgcccctggggaaggggagggaatcCCTACCCAGGAGCCCGTGGCCGAGTCGGGCCCCCGGTGAATGTGGCCAGCCCATCCCCAGCTCGGAGCCCAGACGGTGCGAGGGCCTCACTGGAGCACTGCTGGGGCTTTGGGGTGTGGTCTGAGGGGCCCAGAACTTGTCCTCTGGCAGGGTAGGGGGGCAGGGCTGAGGCGGAGAGTCTGGGAGTGGGCCTGGGCAGGGAGGATCGCCAGCACCAGGCACCAGGGAGCCATGGAGGGCACCAGAGCAGGCAGGCCCCATGCCCGAGCTTGCCCCATCCAGGGACTGAGCTTTCCCTGTGATGGCACCATCTGCACCCCCACTGTTCGTGCTGTGGAACAGCCCAGCGAGGAAGGGCAGAGCCTGCACCCCAGCTGCCTAGGCCCCCCGCAACAGGGAGAGCAAAGAGAGGCTTGTGTTTCTGATTCCTCGCACCCCCAAACTATACCAGCCTCCCCACGGGTTTGTAAAGTCTCCCTGAGAAGGCAGCCAGGCAAAGTGGTGCACCCCTCCCCCCCCAGGGTTCTCAGCTCAGGCCCCCGAGGCGAGGCGGGATCCGGGGAGGCGGAGCCTCGGCTGCAGAGGGGCCCTGGCTTCCCCAGGCTGGCCTAGTCGTGGCCAGGttcgtgtgtgcggtgtgtttccGGCAGTTCCTGGACAGAACGCTGAGGCGAAGGGCCGTGAATGAAGAAGCCCGGTGGGGTGCAGCTTGGTGTGGCACTGCTGGGGTTCCAAGCCCAGGGTCAGCTCCTGGCACCCCCGGCCTGGCCCCCGTGGAGAACATGGCAGGGCGTCAGGTCCTGGCACTGCCTATGGAGAAAATCCTATGGCAGGGTGCTGAGACTGGCCCCAGCTGGAGGCCCAGACTTGATGGCAGGCTGAGCCCCCTGCCCGCCAGCTTCACCTGCCGGCAGCCTCGGAGAACTTGGCCCAGAGCCCACTGTGGAAGCAGCAGGACTGAGGGCCCGAGGAGGGTGCTCCGGTGTCCCCTGCCCGGTGCTCACATCTCCTGCCAGCCCCCCAAGAGCCCTCTGTGGCTGGGCcctgccaggccccagggctGGCCCGATAAGGGCCGTGCTGTGAGCCAGGAGGGCTTGTCGCTGGGGCCGGCCAGAGGCCAACTCCAGGCCTCCCAGGCAGGAAGGGGCCCCCGGGCGGGCGGCACGAGGCTGCCAAGGGTCCTTGGCCCGGGCTGGGCAGGGGCTCGGGGGCTGCTGCACGGGGTGCTGGCTGTGCCCGGCGGCAGAGCGGGCAGGCCACATGGCTGTGCCGAGAGCAAGCAAGGCCTGGGATGGGAAAGGATGCCAGTTTGCCCGGCTCCTCCCCGGGGATCAGGGCTGAAGAAAGAGGGGCTTCTGCAGGCTGGCGCAGCCTTGGAAGGGAGCTGTCGTGACAGACCCCCTCGGCCTCTGGTGTGGCTGCCCCAAGCCTCAAGTACACTTAGTGCTGTGCTGGGGAAGCGTGTCTCCGGGTGTTTATGGGGTgcgcgtgtgtgtatgtgtgtgtgcgcgtgagCCAGCACAGCCGGGTGGGCGGGACAGGGAGGGCCCTTACCCTGGGTCCTATTTAAGCACTGACAGACGGCCCCGCGGGTCCCAGCAGACGTGGCCGAGCACCCAGATCCCGCCTGGGTGCTGCTGCGGGAGGAGCTGCGGATCCAGAGTGAGTGTGGGGCCCCCGACAGGTGCAGGCGGGGGAGCACGTTGCCTGTGTGAAGCTGGCCTCTCCTCCCGGGAGGCTGGGTGCAAGCCGTCAGCTCCCTGGCAGCCTTGCCCAGACCAGTGCCTTGTGC
It encodes the following:
- the GPSM1 gene encoding G-protein-signaling modulator 1 isoform X1, with translation MPWPGASVLRAACCKGLAAQASHFPEPRAAVRGGCAVLLREAAPFLLPDSSLSRLVTAAPPGLGISWLYWKGEQDRARRMEASCLELALEGERLCKAGDFKAGVAFFEAAVQVGTEDLKTLSAIYSQLGNAYFYLKEFVRALEYHRHDLLLARTIGDRMGEAKASGNLGNTLKVLGRFDEATVCCQRHLDIAREQGDKVGEARALYNIGNVYHAKGKQLSWNSAQDPGHLPPDVRETLRRASEFYERNLALVKELGDRAAQGRAYGNLGNTHYLLGSFVEATTFHKERLAIAKEFGDKAAERRAYSNLGNAHIFLGRFDVAAEYYKKTLQLSRQLKDQAGEAQACYSLGNTYTLLQDYERAAEYHLRHLLIAQELADRVGEGRACWSLGNAYVSMGSPAQALTFARKHLEISQEIGDRNGELTARMNVAQLQLALGRLTSPAAAEKPDLAGYEAQGARPKRTQRLSAEAWDLLRLPLERAPERLPEHLHEMGPPHPPSRALGPWAGGMGPELPEAHARPSSPPQEQNGDSHHAGDWRGPARDLLPLPVRGRKYQEGPDAAERGPREGGLCPLDSADVRVQVPRTGSQLRPPRRGGIRGGGASAAEGPWLPQAGLVVARFVCAVCFRQFLDRTLRRRAVNEEARWGAAWCGTAGVPSPGSAPGTPGLAPVENMAGRQVLALPMEKILWQGAETGPSWRPRLDGRLSPLPASFTCRQPRRTWPRAHCGSSRTEGPRRVLRCPLPGAHISCQPPKSPLWLGPARPQGWPDKGRAVSQEGLSLGPARGQLQASQAGRGPRAGGTRLPRVLGPGWAGARGLLHGVLAVPGGRAGRPHGCAESKQGLGWERMPVCPAPPRGSGLKKEGLLQAGAALEGSCRDRPPRPLVWLPQASSTLSAVLGKRVSGCLWGARVCMCVCA
- the GPSM1 gene encoding G-protein-signaling modulator 1 isoform X3, which codes for MAGPAPPAADELPGPARRLYSRMEASCLELALEGERLCKAGDFKAGVAFFEAAVQVGTEDLKTLSAIYSQLGNAYFYLKEFVRALEYHRHDLLLARTIGDRMGEAKASGNLGNTLKVLGRFDEATVCCQRHLDIAREQGDKVGEARALYNIGNVYHAKGKQLSWNSAQDPGHLPPDVRETLRRASEFYERNLALVKELGDRAAQGRAYGNLGNTHYLLGSFVEATTFHKERLAIAKEFGDKAAERRAYSNLGNAHIFLGRFDVAAEYYKKTLQLSRQLKDQAGEAQACYSLGNTYTLLQDYERAAEYHLRHLLIAQELADRVGEGRACWSLGNAYVSMGSPAQALTFARKHLEISQEIGDRNGELTARMNVAQLQLALGRLTSPAAAEKPDLAGYEAQGARPKRTQRLSAEAWDLLRLPLERAPERLPEHLHEMGPPHPPSRALGPWAGGMGPELPEAHARPSSPPQEQNGDSHHAGDWRGPARDLLPLPVRGRKYQEGPDAAERGPREGGLCPLDSADVRVQVPRTGSQLRPPRRGGIRGGGASAAEGPWLPQAGLVVARFVCAVCFRQFLDRTLRRRAVNEEARWGAAWCGTAGVPSPGSAPGTPGLAPVENMAGRQVLALPMEKILWQGAETGPSWRPRLDGRLSPLPASFTCRQPRRTWPRAHCGSSRTEGPRRVLRCPLPGAHISCQPPKSPLWLGPARPQGWPDKGRAVSQEGLSLGPARGQLQASQAGRGPRAGGTRLPRVLGPGWAGARGLLHGVLAVPGGRAGRPHGCAESKQGLGWERMPVCPAPPRGSGLKKEGLLQAGAALEGSCRDRPPRPLVWLPQASSTLSAVLGKRVSGCLWGARVCMCVCA